Proteins from a genomic interval of Rhodococcus rhodochrous:
- the eccCa gene encoding type VII secretion protein EccCa encodes MSTVRFVRRARREAPRVPSGEVSVQPPPDIPRATPGNLVTRLLPLVMVAAMIGMVALMFTTGAARSPMAMIFPLMMVVSLVGMLANSGRSGGTKTAEANEDRKDYLRYLDQLRREVTETAHEQRRALEWSHPDPALLWTLAGTVRMWERRSTDPDFGHLRVGRGGQRLATRLVPPDTGPVEDLEPVAALSLRRFVRAHSVVQALPTAVSLRGFAAIGIEGDRGAARSLARAMLAQACTFHGPDTLQVAVVCGPDTAAEWEWIKWLPHAQNPVLRDGAGSARTVFGSLFELETDLAAVLAGRSRFVRNAPATEGAVHLVVVVDGGVTGSGSGVLDDGLDAMTVLDLSGYATRLSATRGLRLVVEDGRVGVATGTDVDIFADADGIGTPQTQTLARLLAPYRVTSGAMDESAGDDRPSNWQELLGLGDVARFDPAQAWAPRRGRDRLRVPIGVGIDGAPVELDLKEAAENGMGPHGLCIGATGSGKSEFLRTLVLGLVATHPPEALNLVLVDFKGGATFLGLDRISHVAAVITNLADEIAMVDRMKDALEGEMNRRQELLRTAGNFANVGDYEKARAAGAPLDPLPALFIVVDEFSELLSQQPEFADLFAAIGRLGRSLHMHLLLASQRLDEGRLRGLDSHLSYRIGLKTFSANESRSVLGVPDAYHLPSTPGAGYLRTDSADIQRFSAAYVSGPYEPGRPTRRTRSAVPAGTSRPRLFTARAVPVDAGPPAPVTEPLPVLPAGDGRSVLEVVVDRIRGHGTPAHEVWLPPLDDSPSLDMLLPRSVLTGDVPRHAVLRTVVGVVDRPFEQRRDPLVVDLSGSAGNVVVVGGPQSGKSTLLRSLVLSMALTHTAEQVQFYGLDFGGGTLSGLAGLPHVGSVAGRHDTDRVRRTVAEMMSLLRRRERSFAENGIESMAQLRRMRADAVAPATDDPFGDVFLVVDGWPSIRQDFEALEQTIGILAAQGLSYGIHVVLSAPRWGDVRPAMRDLLGTRLELRLGDPSDSEYGRKRAAMVPEGRPGRGIDRDGLHILGALPRVDGSSDPADLAVGVAAAVEAVRAATPGRSAPPVRMLPERIDRSDLLAALPAGWPPPADASPATRLSVPIGIDESELAPVSVDFTDHPHLLIFGDSECGKTNLLRGLCRGLVEAGSGAQTRIIVGDYRRTLLGVVGGDHLGGYAPSATVFAAMVRELAGIFERRLPGPDTTQQQLRDRSWWTGPEVFVVIDDYDMVATSGQNPLLPLVDYLPQGRDVGLHLVVARRSGGAGRAMYEPILGRLRELSTPGLIMSGSRDEGALVGAVRPSPMPPGRGTLVRRDGTALVQTAWAPEV; translated from the coding sequence GTGAGTACCGTGCGTTTCGTGCGCAGAGCACGGCGGGAGGCACCGCGCGTTCCCAGCGGCGAGGTGAGTGTCCAACCGCCACCGGACATCCCCCGGGCCACGCCCGGCAATCTGGTGACCAGACTGCTCCCGCTCGTGATGGTCGCGGCGATGATCGGGATGGTCGCGCTGATGTTCACCACCGGCGCCGCACGCAGCCCCATGGCGATGATCTTCCCCCTCATGATGGTCGTGTCCCTGGTGGGCATGCTCGCCAACAGTGGTCGCAGCGGGGGAACGAAGACCGCCGAGGCGAACGAGGACCGCAAGGACTATCTGCGCTATCTCGACCAGCTCCGGCGCGAGGTCACCGAGACGGCGCACGAACAACGTCGGGCGCTCGAATGGTCGCATCCCGACCCGGCCCTGCTGTGGACCCTCGCCGGCACCGTCCGGATGTGGGAGCGACGCAGCACCGATCCCGACTTCGGCCACCTCAGGGTGGGGCGCGGCGGGCAGCGACTCGCGACCCGGCTCGTGCCTCCGGACACCGGACCGGTCGAGGATCTCGAACCCGTCGCCGCCCTCTCGCTGCGCAGGTTCGTGCGTGCGCACTCGGTGGTGCAGGCGCTGCCCACGGCCGTGTCGCTGCGGGGTTTCGCCGCGATCGGCATCGAGGGCGATCGCGGCGCGGCGCGCTCGCTCGCGCGGGCGATGCTCGCGCAGGCGTGCACCTTCCACGGTCCCGACACGCTGCAGGTCGCCGTCGTGTGCGGGCCCGACACCGCCGCGGAATGGGAATGGATCAAGTGGCTGCCGCACGCACAGAACCCCGTCCTGCGCGACGGTGCGGGCAGTGCACGCACGGTGTTCGGTTCGCTGTTCGAACTCGAGACCGATCTCGCGGCGGTCCTCGCCGGTCGCAGCAGATTCGTCCGGAACGCCCCGGCCACCGAGGGGGCCGTGCATCTCGTCGTGGTCGTCGACGGCGGGGTCACGGGATCGGGTTCGGGGGTGCTCGACGACGGTCTCGACGCGATGACCGTGCTCGACCTCTCCGGTTACGCCACGCGGCTCAGCGCGACGCGCGGCCTGCGCCTGGTGGTCGAGGACGGACGGGTCGGGGTCGCCACCGGCACCGATGTCGACATCTTCGCCGATGCCGACGGCATCGGGACTCCGCAGACACAGACGCTGGCCAGACTCCTCGCGCCGTACCGGGTGACGAGCGGGGCGATGGACGAGAGCGCCGGCGACGACCGGCCGTCGAACTGGCAGGAGCTCCTGGGACTCGGGGACGTGGCCCGCTTCGACCCCGCGCAGGCATGGGCGCCGCGCCGCGGACGAGACCGCCTGCGGGTACCGATCGGTGTCGGCATCGACGGTGCGCCCGTCGAACTCGACCTCAAGGAGGCCGCCGAGAACGGGATGGGACCGCACGGATTGTGCATCGGCGCAACCGGTTCGGGAAAGAGCGAATTCCTGCGGACGCTGGTCCTCGGTCTCGTGGCGACGCACCCACCGGAGGCGCTCAACCTGGTCCTCGTGGACTTCAAGGGCGGCGCGACCTTCCTCGGTCTGGACCGGATCTCGCACGTCGCGGCGGTGATCACCAACCTCGCCGACGAGATCGCGATGGTCGACCGCATGAAGGACGCCCTCGAAGGCGAGATGAACCGCCGTCAGGAACTACTCCGGACCGCAGGCAATTTCGCCAACGTCGGCGACTACGAGAAGGCCAGGGCTGCAGGTGCACCGCTCGACCCGCTGCCCGCGCTGTTCATCGTGGTCGACGAGTTCTCCGAACTGCTCTCTCAACAGCCCGAATTCGCCGACCTCTTCGCGGCGATCGGACGTCTGGGCCGGTCGCTGCACATGCACCTGCTGCTCGCCAGCCAACGACTCGACGAGGGGCGTCTCCGCGGTCTCGACAGCCACCTGTCGTACCGCATCGGCCTGAAGACCTTCTCCGCCAACGAATCGCGGAGCGTCCTCGGTGTTCCCGACGCCTACCATCTGCCGTCGACACCCGGCGCCGGATATCTGCGGACCGATTCCGCCGACATCCAGCGTTTCTCCGCGGCGTACGTCTCGGGACCGTACGAGCCCGGCCGCCCCACCCGGCGCACCCGATCGGCGGTGCCGGCCGGCACGTCCCGGCCCCGGCTCTTCACCGCGCGGGCGGTGCCGGTCGACGCCGGTCCGCCCGCCCCGGTCACGGAGCCGCTCCCGGTTCTTCCCGCGGGCGACGGTCGGAGCGTGCTCGAGGTGGTCGTCGACCGGATCCGGGGGCACGGAACACCGGCGCACGAGGTGTGGCTTCCTCCGCTCGACGACTCCCCGTCGCTCGACATGCTGTTGCCCAGGTCGGTGCTCACCGGCGACGTGCCGCGTCACGCAGTCCTGCGCACCGTCGTCGGTGTCGTCGACCGGCCGTTCGAGCAACGCCGCGACCCGCTGGTGGTCGATCTGTCCGGGTCGGCCGGCAATGTCGTGGTGGTCGGCGGCCCGCAGTCCGGAAAGTCCACACTGCTGCGCAGCCTCGTCCTGTCGATGGCCCTCACGCACACCGCCGAACAGGTGCAGTTCTACGGTCTCGATTTCGGTGGTGGCACGTTGTCCGGTCTGGCCGGCCTGCCGCACGTCGGTTCCGTCGCGGGGCGGCACGACACCGACCGGGTGCGCCGCACGGTCGCGGAGATGATGTCGCTGCTGCGTCGTCGCGAACGGTCCTTCGCCGAGAACGGTATCGAGTCCATGGCCCAGCTGCGGCGGATGCGCGCCGACGCGGTCGCACCGGCCACCGACGATCCGTTCGGCGACGTCTTCCTCGTCGTCGACGGCTGGCCCAGCATCCGGCAGGACTTCGAGGCGCTGGAACAGACGATCGGGATCCTGGCCGCTCAGGGCCTGTCCTACGGCATCCACGTGGTGCTCAGCGCCCCGCGTTGGGGTGACGTGAGGCCCGCCATGCGCGACCTGCTGGGTACACGGCTCGAACTCCGCCTCGGCGACCCGTCCGACTCCGAGTACGGCCGAAAGAGAGCGGCGATGGTGCCGGAAGGGCGGCCGGGACGCGGTATCGACCGCGACGGCCTGCACATCCTGGGGGCGCTGCCCCGGGTGGACGGAAGCTCCGATCCGGCCGATCTCGCGGTCGGGGTCGCGGCGGCGGTCGAGGCCGTCCGTGCTGCCACGCCGGGGCGTTCGGCGCCGCCGGTGCGCATGCTGCCCGAACGCATCGACCGATCCGACCTCCTCGCAGCTCTGCCCGCAGGGTGGCCGCCACCGGCCGACGCGTCCCCGGCGACCCGGCTCTCCGTCCCGATCGGCATCGACGAATCCGAACTCGCGCCCGTATCGGTGGATTTCACCGACCATCCGCACCTGTTGATCTTCGGCGACTCGGAATGCGGCAAGACCAATCTGCTGCGAGGGCTGTGCCGCGGACTGGTCGAAGCCGGCAGCGGTGCGCAGACCAGGATCATCGTCGGCGACTACCGCCGCACGCTGCTCGGCGTCGTCGGCGGCGACCATCTGGGGGGATATGCCCCGTCGGCGACGGTCTTCGCGGCCATGGTCCGCGAACTCGCCGGAATCTTCGAGCGCCGGTTGCCGGGCCCCGACACGACGCAACAACAGCTGCGCGATCGATCGTGGTGGACCGGACCCGAAGTCTTCGTGGTGATCGACGACTACGACATGGTCGCCACCTCGGGCCAGAACCCGCTGCTGCCGTTGGTCGACTATCTCCCGCAGGGACGCGACGTCGGTCTGCACCTGGTGGTCGCGCGTCGCTCGGGTGGTGCCGGACGCGCGATGTACGAACCGATCCTCGGACGCCTGCGGGAGTTGTCGACTCCGGGTCTGATCATGAGCGGTAGCCGCGACGAGGGAGCGCTCGTCGGCGCGGTCCGTCCGTCGCCGATGCCGCCGGGCCGCGGCACGCTCGTACGACGCGACGGCACGGCGCTCGTCCAGACCGCCTGGGCGCCGGAGGTGTGA
- the eccD gene encoding type VII secretion integral membrane protein EccD yields MTSVRARSETPGQVGAPDLCRITVLARHTEVDLALPLDVPVALLLPGIVDLVAGHRPDNDFDATPERSEPDGWALARIGRAPLSGVLSLDEHGVRDGEILVLEDAGSPAPPPLFDDVMYSVAASDRTTTPWGAGPSGLIAAVLGPVALAAGCVPLLFLPDGASRLTLGAVCAALPLLVLLAAGILARLHDDRRTATALLWCTFPLAATAGALLVPGESPAPRLVLAAALTGAVAVLAVRVTRIGLAPCTAVAATAAGVVVTATLASTTDLDARALGAGTVVVALLVAGTAPRLAAMLAKLPIPPVLAPGAPLEPETTESNVSGLPSPAELEHRADRARSALTGIVHAVVLLTAGGAWCAAFPWDGEVSVPAVALAVASAVVLVFRGRTYTATAQAAPLVAGGAVLLLGLLVGAAASRALPPWAVFASATGLACAGFLFGVVAPRRTFTPVQRRIAEIAEYATIATVVPLACWVAGVYAAIRGL; encoded by the coding sequence ATGACATCTGTGCGTGCGCGATCCGAGACCCCGGGGCAGGTGGGCGCCCCGGATCTGTGCCGGATCACCGTGCTCGCCCGCCACACCGAGGTCGATCTCGCGCTGCCCCTCGACGTTCCGGTGGCGCTGCTGCTCCCGGGGATCGTGGATCTCGTCGCCGGCCACCGGCCCGACAACGACTTCGACGCGACACCCGAACGCTCGGAACCCGACGGCTGGGCACTCGCCCGGATCGGTCGGGCCCCGCTGTCCGGTGTGCTGAGTCTCGACGAGCACGGCGTCCGCGACGGGGAGATCCTCGTCCTGGAGGATGCCGGATCCCCCGCTCCTCCACCGTTGTTCGACGACGTCATGTACAGCGTCGCGGCCTCGGACCGGACCACGACGCCGTGGGGTGCGGGCCCGTCGGGTCTCATCGCGGCCGTCCTGGGTCCGGTCGCCCTCGCCGCGGGCTGCGTACCGTTGCTGTTCCTGCCCGACGGCGCGAGCCGTCTCACCCTCGGAGCCGTGTGCGCCGCACTGCCTCTCCTGGTGCTGCTCGCCGCAGGCATCCTCGCCCGGCTCCACGACGATCGACGGACCGCGACCGCGCTGCTGTGGTGCACCTTCCCGCTCGCAGCGACGGCCGGTGCGCTGCTCGTTCCCGGCGAATCGCCGGCGCCGCGTCTCGTCCTCGCCGCGGCACTGACCGGTGCGGTCGCAGTGCTCGCCGTACGTGTCACCCGCATCGGCCTCGCACCGTGCACGGCGGTCGCCGCGACCGCCGCGGGTGTCGTCGTGACGGCCACCCTCGCATCGACCACCGATCTCGATGCGCGCGCCCTCGGAGCCGGAACGGTGGTGGTGGCGTTGCTGGTCGCCGGCACGGCACCGCGCCTCGCGGCGATGCTCGCGAAACTTCCCATCCCTCCTGTCCTCGCTCCGGGCGCTCCGCTCGAACCGGAGACCACCGAGAGCAACGTGTCCGGGTTGCCGTCACCGGCGGAGCTCGAGCACCGCGCGGACCGGGCGCGCAGCGCGCTCACCGGGATCGTCCACGCCGTCGTCCTACTCACGGCGGGCGGAGCGTGGTGCGCCGCATTCCCGTGGGACGGAGAGGTGTCCGTCCCCGCGGTAGCACTGGCCGTGGCGTCGGCCGTGGTCCTGGTCTTCCGAGGCCGCACCTACACCGCGACTGCGCAGGCGGCTCCCCTCGTGGCGGGTGGCGCGGTACTGCTGCTCGGGCTGCTCGTCGGTGCGGCAGCGAGCCGAGCGTTGCCGCCGTGGGCGGTGTTCGCATCGGCTACGGGTCTCGCATGCGCCGGTTTCCTCTTCGGGGTGGTCGCGCCGCGACGGACGTTCACTCCGGTGCAACGCCGGATCGCCGAGATCGCCGAGTACGCGACCATCGCCACCGTCGTGCCGTTGGCCTGCTGGGTCGCCGGTGTGTACGCAGCGATCCGCGGACTGTGA
- a CDS encoding type VII secretion-associated protein → MAIGDETVVAVAFTLTPGSVHIGWPGTTRSVPALAAELGDRRVYGAAAEEQSEPAGVAGVVDVVDVTELVDAAAVGGETELGELLSGLVSYAAATVGAPDTGGVACAIHPTWWNERRRDLFRTAVRQVAGDTILLPVAVAAARAADPAPHERCAVLEFAAGGATAVSIAPPGPDGPTVERLARDPGLSVHSPDAATRLEVLLTSVCGGAGPEVVVVTGGPGEPYGVESFALATDLVGAGRRVVPIAASEMLGAVTGPPTPPAGTGTTTSAPAVAPTTDVPDRTLPWLSEVRARPDPPRAGRAGTVRTLVVAGAAVPFLLAAAIFLWLLLTGEGGDAEIPDPPEVVAAEETPTDAREPESAADTGPSPSTRIDAGPLHLDLPEGWRVRDPATVPAGRAELIPVGGTDRRILVVYRDLPDGTDERSVASALAERAAERAPVIRDLDTDTTFADRKVVAYTEVPDDYSVVRWSVLVFPGLQVSVGCQYLEEEWTRIRSECEQAVHTLRVG, encoded by the coding sequence ATGGCGATCGGGGACGAGACGGTCGTCGCGGTCGCGTTCACGCTGACACCCGGGTCCGTCCACATCGGGTGGCCCGGAACCACGCGCAGCGTGCCCGCTCTCGCAGCGGAACTCGGCGACCGGCGGGTCTACGGAGCGGCAGCGGAGGAACAGTCGGAGCCGGCCGGCGTCGCAGGCGTCGTGGATGTCGTGGATGTCACGGAACTCGTGGATGCGGCCGCGGTCGGAGGGGAGACCGAACTCGGAGAACTGCTGAGCGGGCTCGTCTCCTACGCCGCAGCGACCGTGGGTGCACCGGACACCGGCGGGGTGGCGTGCGCGATACACCCCACCTGGTGGAACGAGCGGCGACGCGATCTCTTCCGGACCGCCGTGCGGCAGGTCGCGGGCGATACGATCCTGCTCCCGGTCGCCGTGGCTGCCGCGCGCGCCGCCGATCCTGCGCCGCACGAGCGGTGCGCGGTGCTCGAATTCGCGGCCGGGGGAGCCACCGCCGTGAGCATCGCTCCGCCTGGACCTGACGGGCCGACCGTCGAACGCCTCGCGCGCGATCCGGGTCTGTCCGTGCACTCCCCGGACGCCGCGACGCGACTCGAGGTCCTGCTGACCTCGGTGTGTGGCGGGGCAGGGCCGGAAGTCGTGGTGGTGACCGGCGGTCCGGGCGAACCGTACGGTGTCGAATCGTTCGCCCTTGCAACCGATCTCGTGGGTGCGGGCCGGCGGGTGGTGCCCATCGCGGCCTCGGAGATGCTCGGCGCCGTGACCGGCCCTCCAACGCCACCGGCCGGAACCGGAACGACCACGAGTGCCCCGGCCGTCGCTCCGACGACCGACGTACCCGACAGGACGTTGCCGTGGTTGAGCGAGGTGCGCGCACGCCCGGATCCCCCTCGTGCCGGGCGGGCCGGCACGGTGCGCACCCTGGTCGTCGCCGGGGCGGCGGTTCCGTTCCTGCTCGCCGCTGCGATCTTCCTTTGGCTGCTACTCACCGGAGAAGGCGGAGACGCGGAGATTCCGGATCCACCGGAAGTCGTTGCTGCAGAGGAGACACCGACCGACGCTCGTGAGCCGGAGTCGGCCGCCGACACCGGTCCCTCCCCGTCGACGCGGATCGACGCCGGTCCGCTGCACCTCGACCTGCCGGAGGGCTGGCGCGTCCGCGACCCCGCGACCGTGCCCGCGGGTCGCGCGGAACTGATACCGGTCGGCGGAACCGATCGCCGGATCCTGGTCGTGTACCGCGATCTCCCAGACGGGACCGACGAGCGCTCGGTCGCCTCCGCGTTGGCGGAACGAGCCGCCGAACGCGCACCGGTCATCCGCGACCTCGACACCGACACGACCTTCGCCGACCGCAAGGTCGTGGCGTACACCGAGGTTCCCGACGACTACTCGGTGGTGCGGTGGTCGGTCCTGGTCTTCCCGGGACTTCAGGTCTCGGTGGGGTGCCAGTACCTCGAGGAGGAATGGACCCGTATCCGCAGCGAGTGCGAGCAGGCCGTCCACACCCTCCGGGTCGGGTGA
- the eccB gene encoding type VII secretion protein EccB, whose protein sequence is MAAQPTTRWQVSGYRFLVRRMDHALVRGDVRMIHDPMRSQFRAFVVGIVVACVVLGGCAALALFRPQDRIGDASVVVGRDSGALYVAIDTTFHPVLNLASARLILGSPAEPAVVADEELTTRPRGPLVGIPGAPSSLVHDAEEVPWTVCDVADPNGLQSSTTAVLAGTPDHRAGSVLAGDEALLVTADGRYHLLYEGRRAEIDPNDRSLVRLLGIDVSRARPASPGLLAAVPESPKLTAPVITGAGGVPGVSIPGVRVGSVVAVSEPDGQSFHVVLENGVQEVSRATAHLIHFSDSQGAPEIPVVPPDVLAAAPVVHELPVDTFPEVVPRIVDPGERPVACSTWQPGTGEADRHRSALRLSAGTALPTGKDAVPVAPAQADGAGPQVDAIHIPPGRGRYVQTTSLTSDTGRLGSLFYVADTGVRYGIIDADAAAALGFTDPPVRVPWPILQLLAPGPVLGREQALLAHDGVAADPGAVPVRAGN, encoded by the coding sequence ATGGCAGCGCAACCGACCACGCGATGGCAGGTCAGTGGATACCGTTTCCTGGTACGACGCATGGATCATGCGTTGGTGCGGGGCGACGTACGAATGATCCACGATCCCATGCGTTCCCAGTTCCGGGCGTTCGTCGTCGGAATCGTCGTCGCGTGTGTCGTGCTGGGAGGCTGTGCCGCCCTTGCCCTGTTCCGCCCCCAGGACCGGATCGGTGATGCTTCCGTCGTCGTCGGACGCGACTCCGGTGCGCTCTACGTCGCGATCGACACGACCTTCCATCCCGTCCTGAATCTCGCGTCGGCGCGGCTGATCCTCGGATCGCCCGCCGAACCGGCGGTCGTGGCCGACGAGGAACTGACGACACGACCACGCGGACCGCTGGTGGGGATCCCGGGTGCGCCATCCTCCCTGGTCCACGATGCAGAGGAGGTGCCGTGGACGGTGTGCGACGTCGCCGACCCGAACGGTCTGCAGTCCTCGACCACCGCCGTGCTCGCCGGCACACCCGACCACCGGGCAGGCTCGGTACTCGCCGGCGACGAAGCGCTCCTCGTGACCGCGGACGGCAGATACCACCTGCTCTACGAGGGCAGGCGCGCCGAGATCGACCCGAACGACCGGTCGCTCGTGCGCCTGCTGGGCATCGACGTCTCCCGTGCGCGCCCCGCGAGCCCCGGACTGCTCGCCGCCGTGCCGGAGTCGCCGAAACTGACGGCACCCGTCATCACCGGCGCCGGAGGTGTCCCGGGCGTGTCGATTCCGGGTGTGCGAGTCGGGTCGGTCGTCGCGGTGTCCGAACCGGACGGTCAGAGTTTCCACGTGGTGCTCGAGAACGGTGTGCAGGAGGTCTCGCGGGCCACCGCGCATCTCATCCACTTCTCGGATTCGCAAGGAGCACCGGAGATTCCGGTGGTTCCGCCCGACGTCCTCGCGGCCGCGCCGGTCGTGCACGAACTGCCGGTCGACACCTTTCCCGAGGTCGTCCCGCGGATCGTCGATCCGGGGGAGAGACCGGTGGCGTGCTCGACCTGGCAGCCGGGCACGGGCGAGGCCGACCGGCACCGCTCGGCTCTGCGGTTGTCCGCGGGGACGGCCCTGCCCACCGGTAAGGACGCGGTGCCCGTGGCCCCGGCCCAGGCCGACGGTGCCGGACCGCAGGTCGACGCGATCCACATTCCGCCGGGCCGCGGCAGATACGTGCAGACCACCTCGCTGACCTCGGACACCGGCCGTCTCGGTTCGTTGTTCTACGTCGCCGACACCGGTGTGCGGTACGGCATCATCGATGCGGACGCCGCTGCGGCGCTCGGCTTCACGGATCCACCCGTCCGGGTCCCGTGGCCGATCCTGCAGTTGCTCGCGCCGGGACCCGTGCTCGGCCGGGAACAGGCACTCCTCGCACACGACGGTGTCGCCGCGGACCCAGGGGCGGTCCCCGTCCGGGCGGGCAACTGA
- the mycP gene encoding type VII secretion-associated serine protease mycosin, with amino-acid sequence MTVRLSGRFAVLVLTALVATATPGLATAAPPVPDPAQLPVGATPAPPEATEMRVLCAELPDAPDGPQTPRAQRILDFASVWPITRGAGQVVAVIDTGVHPHPRLPAPMPGGDYVSTGDGTEDCDAHGTLVAGLIAARPTPGSGFAGGAPDVGIIAIRQSSGHFSDRSRSDDDAARNASGYGDVRTLAAAVRHAVDLGATVVNISEVACRTVAEGLVDGPLGAAVQYATDVHDAVVVAAAGNTDTCREGNPRSADPADPGADPWDSVVTLASPAWYDEYVLTVGAVEDDGTPAEYSLPGPWVDVAAPGSGLVSLNPGTDGLADLIPGPQGGRPVSGTSFAAPLVAATVALVRSRHPQLSAREVMTRIENTAHSPAEGWNPQVGHGVVDPLAAVTAPLPAERAEPVPAVAVAEPTPPPVPDHRPRTIALISAAAVIAATVLVLVLTAPARRLARSRT; translated from the coding sequence GTGACGGTGCGGCTGTCAGGTCGGTTCGCGGTCCTGGTCCTCACTGCCCTGGTAGCGACCGCCACTCCGGGTCTCGCGACCGCCGCGCCCCCGGTACCCGATCCGGCGCAACTACCCGTCGGCGCGACGCCTGCGCCTCCCGAGGCCACCGAGATGCGGGTGCTGTGCGCAGAACTGCCGGATGCTCCCGACGGACCGCAGACCCCTCGGGCACAACGCATCCTCGACTTCGCGTCCGTGTGGCCGATCACCCGGGGAGCCGGGCAGGTGGTCGCTGTCATCGACACCGGGGTCCATCCGCATCCGCGGTTGCCGGCCCCGATGCCGGGTGGCGACTACGTGTCCACGGGCGACGGCACCGAGGACTGCGACGCGCACGGCACCCTCGTCGCCGGGCTGATCGCAGCGCGGCCGACACCCGGATCGGGTTTCGCCGGTGGCGCACCCGACGTGGGGATCATCGCCATCCGCCAGTCGAGCGGCCATTTCTCCGACCGCTCCCGATCGGACGACGATGCCGCGCGCAACGCCTCCGGATACGGCGACGTACGGACCCTCGCAGCGGCCGTCCGACATGCGGTGGACCTCGGCGCCACCGTCGTCAACATCTCCGAGGTCGCCTGCCGGACGGTCGCAGAGGGCCTCGTCGACGGTCCGCTGGGAGCGGCGGTGCAGTACGCGACGGATGTGCACGACGCGGTCGTCGTCGCGGCGGCCGGCAACACCGACACCTGCCGCGAAGGCAATCCGCGCTCGGCGGATCCGGCCGATCCCGGTGCGGATCCGTGGGATTCGGTCGTCACCCTGGCATCACCGGCCTGGTACGACGAGTACGTCCTCACCGTCGGTGCGGTGGAGGACGACGGCACACCGGCGGAGTACAGCTTGCCCGGGCCATGGGTCGACGTCGCCGCTCCCGGGAGCGGGCTCGTCTCGCTCAATCCCGGCACCGATGGTCTGGCCGACCTGATCCCCGGCCCCCAGGGCGGCAGACCGGTGTCCGGGACGAGTTTCGCGGCGCCGCTCGTCGCGGCGACGGTCGCGCTGGTGCGCTCGCGGCACCCGCAGTTGTCCGCCCGGGAGGTGATGACGCGCATCGAGAACACCGCCCACTCCCCCGCGGAAGGATGGAATCCGCAGGTGGGGCACGGTGTCGTCGACCCGCTCGCCGCCGTCACCGCTCCGCTGCCGGCCGAGCGCGCGGAGCCGGTGCCGGCGGTTGCCGTCGCCGAGCCGACTCCTCCCCCGGTACCGGATCACCGGCCGCGCACCATCGCGCTGATCTCGGCTGCAGCCGTGATCGCCGCGACCGTCCTCGTTCTCGTCCTCACTGCACCGGCACGACGACTCGCCCGATCACGCACCTGA